In Bradyrhizobium sp. 200, the sequence TGCGTGTAGCTTACCGGTACTAATCGTTCGATTGGCTTGATTGCTCTCATTTTCAGTGTCCATAGCGCTTCATGCGCAATGACCAGCGCTTTGCTTTTAAGCGTGGGTCCTCGGGTCAAGCCCGAGGACTGCGCTCAAACGCTTCGCGTTTTCGCTTGCTTCGTATCTTTGTCTTTCGCCGGCCTGGTGGTTCTAGCGAGGAGCATGAACCCGATCCCATCCCGAACTCGGCCGTTAAACTCCTCAGCGCCAATGGTACTATGGCTTAAGCCCTGGGAGAGTAGGTCGCTGCCAGGCCTGCCAAAGACAAAGCAATTCCTCTTTACGTGTCACGATCAAGCAAAACGCCGCCTTCCTTCGGGAAGGCGGCGTTTTTGTCTGTCCTGATGGGTCTCGCCGGGAACGGCGGGCGTCGCTGACCTGTCGCGGTTCCCCGCCGGGGCGCGCGATGTCGTCGACTCGGCCTTACTTCCGACAAACGCAGGAATTGTCCTCCGCTCGCCGAAGTGGAAGCCGTGCCATGAAGCCTTTCTTCAAGCATCTGCGAATAGCGCTGATCGCAATCACCGTTGCCTCGCCTGCGATCGCGACGGCGCAGCCGAAACTCGAAATGCATCGTGTCGGAGCGAGGGCCGATGACGGCTCGGGATGGCATCTCGCCGTCTCGGGCAAGGGATCCTTCTCTGTTCTGTTGCCGATTCCCTTCAACGATTTCACGACGAACGACGCCACGACGGGCGAGACCAGCCATGTGGTCGGCGCCAAGAGCTCAGAAGGCATCAAGTTTTCCGCCGTCGAACTGGCGCGAGCTGCCAAGCCGCCGCCGGACCTCGATTCAATTCCAAAATCACTTGCGGCGACGCCGGCCAACAAGGTGTCGGACGTCAGGCGCAGCACCGAGGGCGAGGCGGACAGTCTGACACTGACGATGGCTAACACCACAACCACCCTTTACATGCGCTGTATTCATCTGGGGGGCGTGCGTTACGTGCTGACGATCGAATTCCCAAACGCCCACCGCGAGCTGGTCGCGGCCAACAAGGACAAATTTTTCGAATCATTCAAGCTCAAGACCAAATCCTGACCGGCTCACGCGCTTTTGCATGCACGGCCTGTGAGGCTCGCATAGGGTGCGTATTCACTGGAGATCGAACCTTGCAGTCGACAGTCAGGCCCGGTTCATCTTCGGGCTGATTAATTTTGACCTGCCGCCGTTGAATCGATGCGACTTCTGCCGACGAAGTACGTGACACGCAAACAGCAAAGGACCCCATGATGCGTATTTTTGTTCCCACGAGTCGGGCAGCATTGATGCTCGCATGTTTCGCCGCTGCGACTGTTGCCGCCTCCACCGATGGTGCCCTGGCGCAGGCCAAGCAGCAGCAGATGGCGCCGCCGGCCAAGCAGCAGGCCGCGCCGCCCCCGGCAGCGCAGGCTCCCGCCATCAAGCAGATCGCGCTGACCGAGAAGCAGATCGAGGGCGTGCTTGCGGCCAGCAAGGACGTCGATGCGATCACCGACAAGATTCCTGACAACGCCAAGCCGGATCCGAAGATCGACACGCAGCTCGACGCCGTCGCCAAGAAGAACGGTTTTGCCAGCTACGACGAGTACAACACCGTGGTCGACAACATCAGCCTTGTGCTCGGCGGCTTCGATCCTGCGACCAAGAAATTTGTCGGCGCCGAGGCCGTCCTCAAGGCGCAGCTCGCCCAGATCCAGGCTGACAAGAAGATGCCGGCCAAGGACAAGAAGGCGGCGCTCGCCGATCTCAACGAGGCGCTGAAGTCGCCGCCGCCGGCGATCGAGAACAAGGGCAACATCGATCTCGTGGCGAAATATTACGACAAGCTCGCCGAGGCGCTCGGCGAGAGCGAGGAATAGCCGCCTCCTACCCGTTCAACGAAGAAGCCCCGGAGAAATCTCCGGGGCTTCTTTTTTGTCAGCGATCTTTTTTTGCCAGCGAGCCTGCGCCTCAGGTGCGGGTGCGCATCCGCATCATGAAGCTGTCGTAGCTCAATTCAGCGACCTGATTCCAGGCCAACGATTCGTTACGGAAGGCTGAGAGGCTCGTATACATCTTGTTGAAGTGCGGATTGCTCTTGGCCAGATCTGCGTAGATGCCGTTGGCGGCATTGTAGCAGGCCTCCAGAACTTCCTGCGGGAACGGCCGCAGGATCGCGCCCGCCGCTAGCAGCCGCTTCAGCGCCGGCGGATTGACGTAGTCGTATTTGCCGGTGACCCAGGTGAACGTATCGTAGGAAGCGGTCTCGATCGCGGCCTGGTAATGCTTCGGCAGGGCGTTGAACTTCTCGAGGTTCATGATGTTGTGGCCCTGGCCGGTGCCTTCCCACCAACCCGGATAGTAGTAGTACTTCGCGACCTTCACGAAGCCGAGCTTCTCGTCGTCGTAGGGGCCGACCCATTCGGCCGCATCGATGGTGCCCTTTTCCAGCGCCGGATAGATGTCGCCGCCCGCGATCTGCTGCGGTACGCCGCCGACCTTGGCGATGATGGTACCCGCGAAACCGCCGACGCGGAATTTCAAGCCTCTGAAATCGTCCATCGACTTGATCTCTTTCCGGAACCAGCCGCCCATCTGGGCGCCGGTAGAACCGGTCGGCACGCCGACGCAGCCATATTCCTTCAGCAGGTCGTTGAGCATGTCCATGCCGCCGCCGAAGCGCAGCCAGGAAATATGCGAGCGCGTGTTGAGGCCGAACGGCAGCGAGGTGCCGAAGGTGAAGGCCGGGTTCTTGCCCCAGTAGTAATAAAGCGCCGTGTTGCCCATCTCGACGGTGCCGTTCGACACGGCGTCGAGCACCTGCAGACCCGGCACGATTTCGCCGGCCGCAAATGCCTGGATCTGGAATTTGTTGTCGGTGATTTCAGCGACACGCTTGGCGAAATATTCGCAGCCGCCGTACAGGGTATCGAGCGCCTTCGGCCAGCTTGCCGTATATCGCCACTTTATCTCCGGGTTCGACTGCGCAATCGCTGGCGCGGCAACCGCAGTCGCGGCGAGACCGACGCCGCCCACCTTCAAGAAATCCCGACGTTTCATTTTTTGCTTCCCCTCTGTTTTTGCCGATACCCGACCAAGGGACAACGATCTTGTGCCGTCTTCTCTGGTTTACCGATGGTCGGTGCTGGACTGTTGTTTAAGAATGTGGGCCCTGAAACCTAGGCTCTTGGTGTTCGATGCAATTAATTCCCGGATTTATGGACCTGCCGGCAGGATGACGAATTGGTGATCGATAATCAAGGGTTCTGGCTTCACCGCAGTTGCGAAGAACTGCCCGAATACTGAGCGTTTGGCAGCTTTGCACGACGAAAGGCTAAGATCGCCGCTGATTTGGCTTGCTGCCGTCTGCTGGTGAAGCTGCAATTTCCTCGCTGGAGTTCGCGAATGGCCGATAAGAAAGTGGTGGTGGCGGGTGCGACGGGGCTGGTGGGAAATGCCGCATTGCGGCACTTCGGCCGGGCCGGCGGTTGCGACGTTGTAGCGCTATCGCGCCGCAAGCCGCGTGAGCTCTACGGCGCCCGCCATGTATCGATCGACCTGACCGATCCGGCACGATGCACGCAGACCGCAACAGCGCTGCAGGATACAACCCACCTGGTTTACGCAGCACTCTATGAAGCGCCGAACCTGGTCGATGGCTGGCGCGATCCAAACCAGATCCGCACTAACGACCTGATGTTGCGCAACTTGATGGCGGCGCTCGAGCCGGTCGCGCCGCAGCTCCGCCATGTGGCGCTGCTGCAGGGCACGAAGGCCTATGGCGTCCACGTCCGTCCGCTTAACGTGCCGGCCCGCGAAGGCCGTTCGGAAATGTACGAGCAGCCGAACTTCTACTGGGCGCAGGAGAGTTTTCTGCGCGAACTGCAGCAAGGCAAGGCGTGGCACTGGAGCATCCTTCGTCCGGTCCTGATCGTCGGCGAAGCGATGGGCGGTGCGATGGATCTGGTACCTCCGCTTGGCGTCTATGCGGCGATGCTGCGCGAGCAGGGGCGCCCGCTCGATTATCCCGGTGGCGCGGCGCGGGTTTCGCAGGCGGTCGACGTCGATTTGCTCGCGCGTGCCATCGCGTGGTCGGGCGAAGCAGGCGCGGCGCGCAACGAGGCCTTCAACGTCACCAACGGTGATGTATTCACATGGGAGAATGTCTGGCCGGCGATTGCGGATGCGCTCGAAATGAAGCCGGGAAGTGCCGTGTCGCTGTCGCTGGCGCAGGAATATCCGAAATGGATCGCACCGTGGGACGAGCTGCGCCGCAAGCACGATCTGGTTTCGCCGGAGCTGGAAGCGTTCGTCGGCCTGTCGTTCCAATATGCCGATTACAGCATGCGTTATGGCCAGACGCAGCCGGGGCCGCCGTCGATTGTCTCGACGGTGAAGATAAACCAGGCCGGTTTCACCGAGATGATGGATACCGAGGCGATGTTCCGCAAATGGTTCACCCATGCGCGGGCAAGCCGCCTGCTGCCTTAGGCACCGCTTCTACCGGGGCGAGGCGAACGCCGCTTCCATCGCGCGGCGCGTCTTGATCGTGTCGTTGTTTTCGTTGACCTCGACATCGCTCCAGCGCACCACCGCGCCATGGGCGACGTCGTTCTTCAGCTTGACGCGATGGGCAAGTCCGATCGGCAGCGCGCCGGCCGAGAGACTTTTTTGTGCCGGCATCAGCTTTCCCCACACCGTGTAGCCGCCTTCGCCATCGAGCATTTCGCCGGCGCGCAGGTCGCGCTTCGCTACCGCGGCGACGTCGCCGCGAAAATCATGCGGCTGTCCGGTCGGCTCGTTGCGCAGCGCCGCCGACAGGATCGAAATGTTCAGCTCGAGTCCGATCAGATGATAGGGCTTGTACATCGCCGCATATCGGCCTGAAGCATCGGTCTTCAGCCCATATTGCTTGAAGCAATCGGCGGCATAGTCGTTCGGCGCTTCCAGCACGACATAGACACCCCAGCGCAGATCGCGGAAGACAGGACGGCCGTCGCGTTCGAGCGACGACACGACTTCTGCAAGGCCGGCCTTCTCCAGCACGCCGCCGGCCTCGCGCGGCCGCATCACATGCGGCAAATCGTCGACGCCGCAGGGCGGAAACAGCAATCCGCCCGACGGCACGTCGAGTCCGCAGGCATTCGCGATCGCCGCCATTTCGATTGCGGATTTGGTGCCGTCCAGAAACGAGTTGAACATCTGCGGGTTCATGCCGGCCGATTGCGCTTCGCCGGCCGTCAATCCGTAATGGCCCCAGACGCCATCGGGCGTCACGTCGTGATAGGCCGGCAGATATTTGGTGCCCTTGCCGGCAGCGACGACGCGAAAGCCCGTCGCGCGCGCCCAGTCCACCATCTCTGATGTCAGCGCCGGCTGGTCGCCATAGGCCAGCGAATAGACCACGCCGGCCTTGCGCGCTTCCTCCGCCAGCAGCGGGCCGGCCAGCACGTCGGCCTCGACATTGACCATGACGACATGCTTGCCCGCCGCAATCGCTGCGCGGGCGTGCCTGATGCCGACGGCCGGATTGCCGGTGGCTTCGACCACGACGTCCATCGCGCCGCCGGCAATCGCGCGCGCGCCGTCATCGGTGAAGGTCGTGCGCGCGATCAGCGCCTGATCCCAGCCGACGGTGCGGCACGCCTCGCGGGCACGGTCGCGATCGAGGTCGATGATGACGGACACTTCGAGTCCCGGCGTGTGCGGCACCTGCGACAGGAACATCGAGCCGAATTTTCCGGCGCCGATCAGCGCGACGCGAACCGGCTTGCCGGCCGCAGCGCGGGCGTTGAGGAGGCGGTGAAGGTTCATGAGAAATGTCCGATCGAGCCGTCATTCCGGGATGCGCCGCTTGGCGCAGACCCGGAATCCAGAGATGAAAGGCAATATCGAAATTCTAAGATGTGCAATAGCGCATCTTAGTTCGACGCTATCGCGTCGCCCCGGAATCACGATGTGAAACCTACTCCGCCGCCTGGCGATGGGCACGCGCAAGCCGCAGCAACGCATCATCCTCCACCGTCTGGATCGGCGTAAAATCGCGATGGGCGATATATTCCGGCCGCGTCGGGGTGCGGATGTAGTTGGAAACCGCATTCAGCGTCAGATAGACGATCTTGCGCGGATAGGGCGTGATGTTGCCGCTCGATCCATGCACCAGATTGCCGTGGAACATCAGCATGCCGCCGGCCTTGCCGGTGGGGGCGACGATGCCGCCTTCCTTCACCAGCCGGGTGACGGTCTCTTCATCCAGCGTCCACAGCGGATAGGACGTCGTTTCGAGATCGTGCGACGCCTTGAGGTCCCCGGCGTGCTGGCTCTTGGGCACCAGCATCAGGGGGCCGTTGATCGGCATCACCTCGTCGAGGAAGATCGCGATGTTCATCGCGCGCGGCTCGGGCATGCCGTCGTCGCGCTTCCAGGTGCCGTAATCCTGGTGCCATTGCCAGACGTCGCCCGTGAACGCGGCTTTGGCGTTGATCTTGAACTGGTGCATGTAGAGCTTTTCGCCGAAGATCTGCTCGATCGGCTCGATCATGCGCGGATGCGCGCCGAGAGCGCCGAACGCCTCGTTATATAGATGTGCGGCAAAGGCAGTGCGCGGCGCGCCGCTCTTCTCGCGCCACACCTCGGGCCGGTTGGCGTCGTAGATGCTAACTGCCTCGCGCGCGAGATAGGCCACTTCCTCGGGGCTGAACAGCTCGGGCAGAAACAGCCAGCCTTCGCGGTTGAAGAATTCGATCTGCTGTGGCGTCAGTTTCATGGCGTTCTCTCCTGTTTGTTTGGTTGTTGGCGGTTATGCCGCCTTGTCGGTTGCCCTCAATCTCTCCTCGGTCATTCGTCCGGCCGTCTGCGCATGCGCCAGCGCTGCGGCCTCCGCGGCTTTCGCGTTTCCTGAAAAGATCTGCGCGGCGATCGCCTCGTGCTCGGCCCAGGCGCTTTCGCGGTAATCGAGCTCGGCCAGCACGGTCGCCATCGAGCGGCGCATGTGGGGCCATTGCGGTGCGATCATTTCCTCGATCGCGGGATTGCCCGCGAGGCGATAGATCGCGCTGTGAAAATCGACGTCGAGCGCGATCAGCCGCGCCAGCGGCGTTTCCTTGCTGATGGTCCGTCCAGCCTGCAGGGCCGCTTCGAGCTGCGCGCGACCGGAAACGTCGGTCCTGGTTCGCGCGGCGGCGAGCCGTGCGGCCAGCGCGTCAATCGCGCCGCGCACCTCGTAGAGCTGGCGGATGCGCTCCGGGTCGAGCCGGGTGACTTCAAAGCCGCGGCGGCCGCTTTCGGCGACGAGCCCCTGACGGTGCAACAGATGCAGGGCGTGAGAGACCGGCTGGCGCGAGACGCCGAGCTTTTCGGCCAATTCGTTCTGCCGGATGCGATGACCGGGCGGCAGCGAACGGTCGGTGATCGCCTCGAGGATCCGGGCATAAACCTGGTCGATCAGGTTGGGAAGCGGATCCAATGGGATCATGCTGGCCGTCCATTTTTTGGAATACGGAATTCCGAATTCAAAAGTAGCGGCTAATCCAGCAGCAGTCAAGGGATCTCGGACCGGATGTCGTGGCGGCCGACCGGGGATATGCTCCGCCCGGGGGACGATCGGAGGTCCGTGATGAGCAGCGATGCAACCGGTTTCACCGGCAATATCCCGCAACACTACGATCAAGGGCTCGGCCCGATCATCTTCGCCGAGTATGCCGCCGATGTCGCCCGGCGCGTCGCTGCCGACAGTCCGGCCCGGGTGCTCGAAACCGCCGCTGGCACCGGTATCGTCACGCGGAAATTGCGCGACGCATTGCCTGACGGCGCGCAACTGACGGCGACCGATTTCAATCCGCCGATGCTCGATATTGCGCGGACCAAGTTTCGGCCCGGCGAGCAGGTCGGCTTCCAGCCCGCCGACGCGGTCGCGCTTCCCTTTGCCGATGCAAGCTTCGACGCCATCGTCTGCCAGTTCGGCGTGATGTTCTTTCCGGACAAAGCCAAATCCTTTGCCGAGGCCTATCGAGTTCTCGCCGCAGGCGGCCGCTATGTGCTCAGCGTCTGGGACTCTCATCGATACAATCCGTTCGGCCGCATCGCGCATGAGGTGGCGGGACGCTTCTTCCCCGCCGATCCGCCGCAGTTCTACAGCGTGCCGTTCTCCTGCCACCAGATCGATCCGATCAAGGAATTCCTGATCGAAGCCGGCTTCGACGACATCGGCATCAGCGTGATCAGACAAGAGCGCAAGCTCCCGGATGTTGCCGGTTTTGCCCGCGCCGCCGTGCATGGTAACCCGCTTATCGATCAGATCCGCGCGCGCGGCGGCGTCGATCCGGAACGCATCGTCGAGACGCTGACGCAGGAATATCGCCGCGAATTCGGCAAAGATCCCGGCCGGATGCCGATTCAGGCGATCGTGTTCTCGGCGGCGAAGAGGTGATGATGTAGCTCACGTGAGCACCGTGACTTCGAACTGGCCGAGCCGCTCGGCATCGGCCACGGCTTCCACTGCGGCGATCCTGCCGGCGCTGAGGGTAAGGCGCAGCACGATGCGCAACTGCCCGCCGATGTTGACGACGACCGCCAGCGTACCGTCGACCAGCGCCGGCTTGGCGGCCTGCGCGCGTCCCTTGAAGGTTTCGGCCACGGCTGTGGCGCCACGGATTTCCGCGAGCGAGCCGAGCCGCTGGGCGGCAGTATCGGCGCGGAACACCACGTCGGGATCCAGCACCGCGAGCAGCCCCTCGAAGTCGCCCTCGCGAGAGGCCTTGAGGAAGGCGTCGACGATGTTTTTCCGCCGGTTGAAGTCTGCGTCCGGCGGCGGCAAGCCCTGCACCCGCCGGCGGGCGCGGCTGGCCAATTGCCTCGCAGCGGAGGGCGTGCGGCCGACGATCGGGGCGATCTCCTCGAACGGCACGGCAAACATGTCATGCAGCACGAAGGCAAGCCGTTCGGCCGGCGCCAGGGTTTCCAGCACCACCAGTAGTGCGGCGCCGACGGAATCGGCCATCTCCGCATTGTGCCCATGCGCATCATCGGCGACCAGTTCCGGCACATGCGGCCCCATCGGCTCCTCGCGCCGCGATTTGCGCGAGCGCAGCATGTCGAGACAGATGCGGGCGAGAACCGTGGTCAGCCAGCCGCCGAGGTTTTCGACCGTACCCGTATCGGAGCGGCTCAGCCGCAGCCAGGTCTCCTGCACGGCATCGTCGACCTCGCTGGTCGAGCCCAGCATGCGGTAGGCCACCGCCCGGAGGCGGGCCCGGTTGGACTCGAATTGTTCAGCCAGAAAATTTTTCTCGTCCATTCGGTCACATTCCCATGTCGCGTTCCGTCATGGCTATGACGAACGAAACCGCGCCGATGTGACAGCAAATCGGCGTGGCGGCGTCAGAACGGAACAACTCATGGAGAGTAGAAATGATGCACGCCCGTATGAATCACCCGGCCATGGTCGTCCCCGACGCCATGAAGTCGCTGCAGGCGCTGGGTGAATTGACCAAGAACAGCCTGCCCGAAAAACTGCTCGAACTGGTGCATCTGCGCGCCAGCCAGATCAATGGCTGCAGCGCCTGCGTTGACATGCACCCCAAGATCGCCAAGCGGGCCGGGGAGACTGATGAACGCCTGTTCTCGGTCGCAGCATGGCGTGACACGCCCTATTTCACCGAAGCTGAGCGCGCCGCACTGGCCTTGACGGAAGCGGTGACCCGGATCAGCGACCGGGCCGATCCGGTACCGGATGAGGTCTGGAGCGAGGCCGACAAGCAATTCGACGAGGCTAAGCTGGCGGCACTGATACTGGCGATTGCCAATATAAACGTCTGGAACAGGCTCAACGTGGCCGTGCGTCAGCCGGCGGGCATCTGGAAGGGGTAGCCGCGACAATATTCCGCTCAATCCTGGCGCGCGGGATCGTGCTTATTTTGCTGGCGCGCGCTAAACAGCAAGCCCGGCCAGATCGGCCGGGCTTTCGCTATTGTCTTCATCCCGTTTCCGATCATGACCGTCCCTCTAGATCAAACATCGATGCTGCGGCCGACCATCCGAAAGCGAATCCTTGGCATCGCCATAGGGTTGATCTTTCTGATGGCGATCACGTCGGCGTTGTCGACGGTGATGACGCGCAAGATTGCCCATCAGCTCGACGAGTTCAGCGGCAAATACGTTGAGGCGTATGGGCATCTGGCGCGGATGAATATCCGCTCGCTGGAACAGGCGCTGGCGCTGCGCCGGATCGTGATCGGCAGGATGCAGTCGCCGCCCGACATGGCATTCTCCGCAGAGCAGCGAAAAATCTACGAGGCGAAGGGAGCGGAAATCGAACAGGAGGCGCAGGCGGCGCGCGCCCTGATCAACGCGATCATCGACGATGTCTCTACCGAATCCGATAACGCCCGGCTCGGCCGGATCGATGATCGAATCGAGCGCGTGACCAGCGATATCCGTCGCCATCTCGGTGAGGAATACAAGCGGCTGTTGTCCCTGCTCGATGCCGGGAATTTCGCGGAGGCCAGGGCCAGCCTGGCCCGGACCGACACGCTGCGCGACGAATTCAACCAAAGGATCGAAGATATCCGCACGGACATGCTTGCGCAGGTCCGCAGCGATGCCGTGATGACGATGCGCGACCAGAAGACTGCGATTGTGATCTCCGTTGTCCTGACCTTGCTTGCAGGCGTCCTCGGACTGATGTTTTCACTTTTCATCAGCACCGGCATTACCGGACCGGTCCGGCGTTTGCTGGAAGGTACCCGTGCGGTCGAAGCCGGCCGGCTCGACGGATCGATCAACGTCACCACGCGCGACGAAATCGGCCAACTCACGACGGCGTTCAACAACATGGTCGAGCAATTGCGCCACAAGGAGCGCCTGCGCGAGACTTTCGGCCGCTACGTCGATCCGCGCGTCGTTGAAGGACTGATAGACCCACAGTCGCTGGCATCCGGCAGCGGTGAGCGGCGCGTGATGACAGTGCTGTTTTGCGACATGAAGGGCTTTACCAGCCTCAGCGAAGGCATGACGCCGCAGGGCCTCGTCAAGGTGATGAACCACTATCTCTCGACGATGTCGGGGCCGATCCGCAGCCATCGCGGTATCATCGACAAATATATCGGCGATGCGATCATGGCCTATTGGGGGCCTCCGTTCACGGAGGATAGCGAGCAAGCACGTCTCGCCTGCCTTGCCGCCGTCGAGATGGCGGATCGCGGCGCGGCGTTGCGGACCGAGTTGCCCGAACTGCTCGGCGTCCGCACCGTGCCGAGCGACTGCGAAGTGCGCATCGGCATCGCGACCGGCGAGGTCCTCGTCGGCAGCATCGGCTCGGAGTTCATGATGAGCTACACGGTGATGGGCGATGCGGTGAATCTGGCGTCGCGCCTGGAGAACGCCAACAAGGTTTATGGCAGCCATTCGCTGGCGTCAGAACCTGCGGTCACCGCGGCCGGCGATGCGATCGAGGCGCGCGAGATCGACCGGCTGGTGGTCGCGGGCCAGACCCGTCCCGAGGCGGTGTTCGAGATCATGGGGCGCAAGGGCGAGCTTGGCGAGAAACTGCTGGCACTGCGGGAGCGATATGCAGAAGGGCTCGCTGCCTATCGTGCGTGCGACTGGGATGCCGCGCGTCAGGCGTTCAAGGCCGGGCTCGAAGCTGCCCCCGGCGATGGGCCCTCGATGGCGCTGCTACAGCGCGTCGAGGATTTTCAGGCCAATCCGCCTCCCGCCGATTGGGACGGCGCATGGCGGCTTGATCAGAAGTAACGCGCCGCTGCGGCGCGTTCACGCCTTCGTAGCCGTTAACGCTGAACGTCTGCATGGTGATCAATCCTCCGCGAGATACGACAGCACGATCTCGCAATATTTCTGCGGCGCCTGCTCGAACATTGGATGCGTGGCGTTCGGGATTATCTCGGTGCGCGACCCCTTCACGTTGGCCGCCAGCGCATGCAGCACCCGCGGGAACGTGCCCTTGGTGTTGCCACCGCCGATGAACAATGTCGGCGTCTTGATCGCCTCCGCATCCGCCCTCGAGAACGGCGGACGCTGGTCGCGCATCTGGCCGATCAGCGTCGTGGCGTTGTCGCGCAAAAGCTGTTTCGGCGTCGCCGGCAGACGCCTCCAGGCGCCAGGCCCTTCCAGCGCATTCAGGAATATCTGCAGGCCGCCGTCGATGTCGCCCCTGGCGATCGCCTCGGCGGAAGCCGCGATCATGCCGGCGAGCGGCGAGGGACCAGGCTTGTAGGCGGGATCGAGCGTGGTGTCGAGTTCGCCGCCGGGTTCGGCCAGGATCAGCTTGCGCAACAGGTCAGGCCGCCGCTGCGCGACGCGAAAGCAGATGTGTCCGCCGCGGGAATGGCCCATCAGGTCG encodes:
- a CDS encoding alpha/beta hydrolase, producing the protein MQTINVNGYDMAYLDVGQGAGEAPPLVCVHGSLCDFRIWSSVLGPLTRRHRVIAPSLRHFFPDHWDGVGDTYSIAQHVDDVIAFIEKLDTRPIDLMGHSRGGHICFRVAQRRPDLLRKLILAEPGGELDTTLDPAYKPGPSPLAGMIAASAEAIARGDIDGGLQIFLNALEGPGAWRRLPATPKQLLRDNATTLIGQMRDQRPPFSRADAEAIKTPTLFIGGGNTKGTFPRVLHALAANVKGSRTEIIPNATHPMFEQAPQKYCEIVLSYLAED